The Vibrio tarriae genome includes a window with the following:
- the pqiB gene encoding intermembrane transport protein PqiB, whose amino-acid sequence MSDEPQVNAEISARKQLSAIWIIPILALAMGLWMLFQYVNNTGPKITLILPTADGLEVGKTQIKALNVNVGIITEIKLSEDYDHIVATAQMSKDADRMLREDTLFWVVKPRIGRDGVSGLDTLLSGAYIQLQPGNNSASQDHFKVMDLPPIAPHDAKGLRLVLTNKEAGKLNVGDPVMYEGFTVGRVESTQFDVETKKAQYQLFIFAPYDKLVNTRSFFWLNSGINLQLNAEGLEFSLGSIESLLKGGVTFGQLQEEDSGQPITQQLSEFRLFDDVKQIREGMFDDYIEFVMMFDESVRGLKPSAPVEYRGLRIGTVSKVPLRTRTSSTDINTNRIPVLVRIELGRLHDNFNKADLPTLKSRMQQEFFKGLKASLKTGNLVTGALYIDTDYYPEEKIDGLRHFEGYPLFPTKQGGFAEVQKQVTELLRKLNGLPMDDTLESLNGTLKASEKLLASAERILKKQETQNLPADIQASLKQLETTLGGFGPESTVYRELETTLKELNQVMAEFKPVLRTINEKPNALIFGESNTADPIPAKGKQE is encoded by the coding sequence ATGAGTGATGAACCTCAAGTAAATGCTGAAATAAGCGCGCGAAAGCAGCTCTCTGCGATTTGGATTATTCCTATTCTCGCCCTTGCGATGGGATTATGGATGCTGTTTCAATATGTCAATAACACGGGTCCCAAGATAACACTCATCTTGCCGACAGCTGATGGGCTTGAAGTGGGTAAAACCCAAATTAAAGCTCTCAATGTCAATGTTGGAATAATTACTGAGATCAAACTCAGCGAAGATTACGATCACATCGTGGCAACAGCGCAAATGAGCAAAGATGCCGATCGCATGTTGCGCGAAGATACGCTCTTTTGGGTTGTTAAACCTCGCATTGGCCGAGATGGTGTTTCAGGGCTCGATACCTTACTTTCTGGAGCCTATATTCAGCTCCAACCGGGTAATAACTCAGCCTCTCAAGATCATTTTAAGGTTATGGACTTACCACCGATTGCGCCGCATGATGCCAAAGGCCTGCGCTTGGTGCTGACCAATAAAGAAGCCGGAAAACTCAACGTGGGCGATCCGGTGATGTATGAAGGCTTCACGGTCGGACGAGTGGAGAGCACTCAGTTTGATGTTGAAACTAAAAAAGCTCAGTACCAACTCTTTATCTTTGCCCCGTACGATAAGTTGGTGAATACGCGCTCCTTCTTCTGGCTCAATTCTGGTATCAACCTTCAACTTAATGCCGAAGGCCTCGAGTTCAGCTTAGGCTCGATAGAAAGCTTACTCAAAGGCGGTGTCACTTTTGGCCAGTTACAAGAAGAGGATTCTGGTCAACCGATTACTCAACAGCTGAGCGAATTTCGCTTGTTTGACGATGTAAAGCAGATCCGTGAAGGCATGTTTGATGACTACATCGAGTTCGTGATGATGTTTGATGAATCGGTACGCGGGCTCAAACCTTCCGCTCCGGTCGAATATCGTGGCCTACGCATCGGTACGGTCAGCAAAGTGCCTCTGCGAACTCGAACTTCGAGTACCGACATCAATACCAATCGCATTCCCGTTCTGGTACGAATTGAACTGGGTCGTTTGCACGATAATTTCAACAAAGCCGATCTCCCCACCTTGAAGTCACGTATGCAGCAGGAGTTTTTCAAAGGGCTCAAAGCCTCGTTAAAAACTGGCAACTTAGTGACTGGCGCTTTGTACATTGATACCGATTATTACCCAGAAGAAAAAATTGATGGGTTGAGGCACTTCGAAGGGTATCCCCTATTCCCCACCAAACAAGGTGGATTTGCTGAAGTGCAAAAACAAGTTACCGAATTGCTGAGAAAGCTCAACGGATTGCCTATGGATGACACTTTAGAGTCACTGAACGGCACATTAAAAGCGTCCGAGAAACTCTTGGCCTCAGCGGAGCGCATTCTGAAAAAACAAGAGACACAGAATCTGCCGGCGGATATTCAAGCAAGCCTCAAACAATTGGAAACGACCCTAGGTGGTTTTGGCCCTGAGTCGACGGTATATCGTGAGCTTGAAACCACATTAAAAGAGCTCAACCAGGTGATGGCCGAATTTAAACCCGTGCTGCGTACCATTAATGAAAAACCCAATGCGTTGATTTTTGGTGAAAGTAATACAGCAGATCCAATTCCCGCGAAAGGAAAGCAAGAATGA
- the vexD gene encoding efflux RND transporter permease subunit VexD, whose product MDIARYTLAKRTSVWVLIALTLIGGYISYLKLGRFEDPEFVIRQAVIVTPYPGATAQEVSDEVTDVIEGAVQALQELKEVKSVSMQGRSEVTVEIKLEFAKSSAQLQQVWDKLRRKVADAQRQLPPGAGASIVNDDFSDVYALFYAVTGEGFSDKQLQDYVDTLRRELVLVPGVAKAATLAEQQEAIFIEMSSERMAEFGLSVERVLQVLQKQSLVTVAGSVDAQQMRIPVIPKSNISSLADLTNLQVAVGSNNAVVRLGDIANISRGYTEPASMLMRYNGQRAIGFGISNVTGGNVVEMGDAVKARLAELESQRPLGMDLHVISMQSDSVRASVANFIDNLIAAVAIVFVVLLLFMGVRSGVIIGFVLLLTVAGTLCVMLIDDIAMQRISLGALIIALGMLVDNAIVVTDGVLVRFQQEPNADKQQVVSEVVNATKWPLLGGTVVGIFAFSAIGLSPSDMGEYAGSLFWVILYSMFLSWVFAVTVTPMLCHDFLRVKPVTKEAKPSKLVTGYKAILQWVLSHRVVSCVMLLGTLVAAVWGAQFIPPGFMPESQRPQFVVDVYLPQGSDIGRTEQVVASIEKDVAQKDGITNITSFIGGGGLRFMLTYSPEARNPSYGQLLIDIDDYTKIAPLVGELQNELDAKYPDASIKVWKFMLGRGGGKKIEAGFKGPDSHVLRQLAEQAKAIMHNDPNLIAVQDDWRQQVPVLQPVYSAQEAQRLGLTTQEISAAIAQTLNGRNVGVYREGNDLIPLMVRAPENERHHERAIENSEVFSAQTGRYVPVSQLVDSVDTVYQDALLRRINRMPTILVQADPAPGVMTADAFNNVREKIEQIELPAGYELIWYGEYKASKDANEGLALSAPYGFAAMILAVVFMFNALRQPLVIWMTAPFAVVGVTIGLIAFQTPFEFMAILGFLSLIGMMVKNAIVLVDQADAEIREGKQAYFAIIDAAVSRARPVLLGAFTTILGVAPLLVDPFFKSMAVTIMFGLLFATILTLVVIPLFYAVLFRVKVAKA is encoded by the coding sequence ATGGATATTGCACGTTATACCCTTGCCAAACGCACCAGCGTTTGGGTGCTGATAGCCCTGACCTTGATTGGCGGCTACATCAGCTACCTCAAATTGGGTCGCTTTGAAGACCCTGAGTTCGTCATTCGCCAAGCGGTGATTGTGACGCCTTATCCTGGCGCAACCGCGCAAGAAGTTTCCGATGAAGTGACCGATGTCATCGAAGGTGCGGTGCAAGCCCTACAAGAGCTAAAAGAAGTCAAATCAGTTTCGATGCAAGGCCGCTCTGAAGTGACAGTGGAAATCAAACTCGAATTTGCCAAATCCTCGGCGCAGCTGCAGCAGGTGTGGGACAAATTACGCCGCAAAGTCGCGGATGCGCAGCGCCAACTGCCTCCCGGTGCCGGCGCTTCAATCGTTAACGATGACTTCTCTGACGTGTACGCGCTGTTTTACGCAGTGACAGGAGAAGGCTTTAGCGACAAACAGCTGCAAGACTACGTCGATACACTGCGCCGTGAACTGGTTCTGGTGCCGGGTGTAGCCAAAGCCGCCACGCTGGCCGAGCAGCAAGAAGCGATCTTTATCGAGATGTCCAGCGAACGCATGGCGGAATTTGGTCTTTCGGTTGAACGCGTGCTGCAAGTGCTACAAAAGCAGAGCTTAGTCACCGTTGCAGGCAGCGTCGATGCTCAGCAGATGCGCATTCCAGTGATACCAAAATCCAACATCAGCTCTTTGGCTGACCTCACTAATTTGCAAGTGGCGGTCGGTAGCAACAATGCGGTTGTGCGCCTAGGTGATATTGCCAACATCAGCCGTGGCTACACCGAGCCAGCATCGATGTTGATGCGCTATAACGGTCAGCGTGCGATTGGTTTTGGTATCTCAAACGTCACTGGCGGTAACGTGGTGGAGATGGGCGATGCCGTCAAAGCACGTTTGGCGGAGCTTGAAAGCCAGCGCCCACTGGGCATGGATCTGCATGTGATTTCGATGCAGTCTGACTCGGTGCGTGCTTCGGTCGCCAATTTTATCGATAACCTGATTGCCGCTGTCGCCATCGTATTTGTCGTGCTGCTGCTGTTCATGGGCGTACGCTCGGGCGTCATCATAGGTTTTGTTCTGCTGCTCACCGTTGCCGGTACCTTATGTGTAATGCTGATTGATGACATCGCCATGCAGCGGATTTCGCTCGGCGCACTCATCATCGCCCTCGGTATGCTGGTGGATAACGCGATTGTGGTTACCGATGGTGTGTTAGTGCGTTTTCAGCAAGAGCCGAACGCCGATAAACAGCAAGTGGTCTCTGAGGTGGTCAATGCCACCAAATGGCCACTGCTGGGCGGTACGGTGGTGGGTATTTTTGCCTTCAGCGCGATTGGCCTCTCCCCTTCGGATATGGGCGAATATGCGGGTTCACTGTTTTGGGTGATCCTCTACTCGATGTTTTTGAGTTGGGTGTTTGCGGTGACCGTCACCCCTATGCTGTGCCATGACTTTCTGCGCGTTAAACCTGTAACCAAAGAGGCAAAACCGTCTAAATTGGTAACGGGTTATAAAGCGATACTGCAATGGGTATTAAGCCACCGCGTAGTCAGTTGCGTCATGCTGCTCGGCACCTTAGTGGCTGCGGTGTGGGGCGCTCAGTTTATTCCGCCGGGCTTTATGCCAGAGTCGCAACGCCCACAATTTGTGGTGGATGTGTACTTGCCACAAGGCTCAGATATTGGTCGGACCGAACAGGTTGTCGCCAGCATTGAGAAAGACGTGGCGCAAAAAGACGGTATTACCAATATTACCAGTTTCATCGGCGGTGGTGGCCTGCGTTTCATGCTGACCTATTCACCCGAGGCGCGTAACCCAAGTTACGGCCAACTGCTGATTGATATTGATGACTACACCAAAATTGCCCCATTAGTAGGCGAGCTGCAAAATGAGCTGGATGCCAAATACCCAGATGCCTCAATCAAGGTGTGGAAGTTTATGCTCGGTCGCGGCGGCGGCAAGAAAATTGAAGCCGGTTTCAAAGGCCCAGACAGCCATGTGCTACGCCAATTGGCTGAACAAGCCAAAGCGATTATGCATAACGACCCGAACTTGATTGCGGTGCAAGATGACTGGCGTCAACAGGTGCCGGTATTGCAACCTGTGTATTCCGCGCAAGAAGCACAGCGTCTTGGCTTAACCACGCAAGAAATCAGCGCCGCGATCGCGCAAACGCTCAATGGCCGAAATGTTGGCGTGTATCGCGAAGGCAATGACTTGATCCCGTTGATGGTTCGCGCACCAGAGAATGAGCGCCACCACGAACGAGCGATTGAAAACAGTGAAGTGTTCAGCGCTCAAACGGGTCGTTACGTTCCGGTGAGCCAACTGGTGGATTCGGTTGATACCGTCTATCAAGATGCCTTGCTGCGCCGCATTAACCGCATGCCGACCATCTTGGTGCAAGCTGACCCTGCGCCGGGTGTGATGACGGCTGATGCGTTCAATAATGTGCGCGAAAAAATCGAGCAGATTGAGCTGCCAGCTGGTTATGAGCTGATTTGGTACGGTGAATACAAAGCCTCGAAAGATGCCAATGAAGGCTTGGCGCTCTCCGCGCCTTACGGCTTTGCGGCGATGATTCTCGCGGTGGTGTTTATGTTTAACGCGCTGCGTCAGCCACTCGTGATCTGGATGACGGCTCCTTTTGCCGTCGTGGGTGTCACCATTGGCCTTATCGCCTTTCAAACTCCGTTCGAGTTTATGGCGATCCTCGGCTTTTTAAGCTTGATTGGTATGATGGTGAAAAACGCGATTGTGTTGGTTGACCAAGCGGATGCGGAAATTCGCGAAGGTAAACAAGCTTATTTCGCAATCATTGATGCGGCGGTCAGCCGCGCACGCCCGGTTCTGCTAGGCGCATTCACCACGATTTTAGGTGTGGCTCCACTGCTGGTAGACCCATTCTTTAAGAGTATGGCGGTCACCATTATGTTTGGTTTGCTGTTTGCCACCATTCTGACCTTAGTCGTGATCCCGCTCTTCTATGCCGTGCTGTTTAGAGTGAAAGTCGCCAAAGCATAA
- the pepE gene encoding dipeptidase PepE, translating to MNILLLSNGKVSGNETLLQFGLDWIEAAIKRTGAKRFLFIPYAMIRGNYDDRLAQLEQVLSPFGATVSGIHHADDPVKAVEEADAFIVSGGNTWVLNKQLHDLGLVRPLRQAIIKSNKLYIGWSAGTNIACPTIRTTNDMPIVSAAILPALNLVPFQINPHYIEASISGHMGETRDERIEEFLIQNPHELVVGIPEGTLLEVCDDTLHYHSPAGAPLKLFRHGCTAEYFAAGEELTSLMQHGC from the coding sequence ATGAATATTTTATTATTGAGTAACGGTAAGGTCAGTGGCAATGAAACCTTGCTACAATTTGGTTTAGATTGGATTGAAGCGGCGATTAAGCGCACGGGTGCGAAGCGGTTCTTGTTCATCCCTTACGCGATGATCCGCGGGAATTATGATGATCGATTAGCGCAATTAGAGCAGGTTTTAAGCCCATTTGGAGCAACTGTCTCTGGCATTCATCATGCGGATGATCCAGTTAAAGCTGTTGAAGAAGCCGATGCCTTTATCGTCAGTGGTGGTAATACTTGGGTGCTGAATAAACAATTGCATGATTTGGGGCTGGTTCGTCCACTGCGACAGGCCATTATTAAATCCAATAAGCTCTATATCGGTTGGAGTGCAGGAACCAACATTGCGTGTCCAACCATTCGTACTACAAATGATATGCCGATTGTTTCTGCTGCTATACTTCCAGCGTTGAATCTAGTGCCATTTCAAATCAACCCGCATTATATCGAAGCGTCTATTTCAGGCCATATGGGCGAAACCCGTGATGAGCGTATTGAGGAGTTTTTGATTCAAAATCCGCATGAGCTAGTTGTTGGGATCCCAGAAGGGACTCTACTGGAGGTTTGTGATGACACTCTCCATTATCACAGCCCCGCAGGGGCTCCATTAAAGTTATTCCGTCACGGCTGCACGGCCGAGTATTTTGCCGCTGGTGAAGAGTTGACTTCGCTGATGCAACACGGCTGTTAG
- a CDS encoding mechanosensitive ion channel family protein, translating to MLMMATSAFASDTSQENTQTETTTEITTIAESSSELENEIDQTKQYISELSVTLKQATGDVRDALQLQLFQKNAELRKSLSKAVEEKTIAKEKLVELVNIQQRYTEEANRYISERLSSLDGNLGKASHEEKLSYITTYRELQQYLDVTYHSSAENIRWLSSLDIDTREVEKTLRERINQRLRLLSASLEYLKQQISVINNQIKSSPESEKANLQLALLFTQQRLDIVTKSLRSVVGIADQFEIETADYKRQIFQVTGSITQDLLNTQVVFSIVRHWSNSLVNWLASNAVQHLFQLFIFLLILLAAKGGAKVTRTLVRSAVNSKNIRISHLMQDFFVSMSGKVVWVIGILVGLSQIGLNLAPVLTGFGIAGVIIGFALQDTLSNFAAGMMLLIYRPFDVGDFVHAGGVDGKVSHMSLVNTTIRTFDNQIIIVPNSKIWGDVIKNVTHERIRRVDMVFGIGYSDDLLKAEAVLTDIVKSHPAVLKTPEPNIKVHTLNTSSIDFIVRPWVKTDDYWDVYWDVTKEVKLRFDREGISIPFPQQDVHLHLVDQKAFIPPTPPAS from the coding sequence TTGCTGATGATGGCAACCAGCGCTTTCGCGAGTGACACGTCGCAAGAGAATACCCAAACAGAGACTACCACTGAGATCACGACTATTGCAGAGTCGTCCTCTGAGCTTGAAAATGAGATTGATCAAACCAAGCAATATATCAGTGAGTTGTCGGTGACGCTGAAGCAAGCAACAGGCGATGTTCGTGATGCTTTGCAACTGCAGCTGTTTCAAAAAAATGCAGAGTTAAGAAAGAGCCTTTCCAAAGCGGTGGAAGAAAAAACGATTGCCAAAGAGAAGCTAGTCGAGCTGGTGAATATTCAACAACGGTATACCGAAGAGGCGAATCGCTACATTTCTGAACGGTTGAGTTCGTTGGATGGCAATCTTGGCAAGGCATCTCATGAAGAGAAACTCTCCTACATCACTACCTATCGGGAGTTGCAACAATATCTGGATGTGACATACCACTCCAGTGCGGAAAATATTCGTTGGCTCAGTAGTTTGGATATTGATACCCGTGAAGTTGAGAAGACATTAAGAGAGCGAATCAATCAACGCTTACGTCTACTGTCGGCTTCATTAGAGTATCTAAAGCAACAAATCAGTGTGATCAATAACCAGATCAAATCAAGCCCAGAGTCTGAAAAGGCCAACTTACAATTGGCGCTCCTTTTTACTCAGCAGCGGCTGGATATTGTCACAAAAAGCCTACGTTCAGTGGTGGGGATTGCCGATCAATTTGAGATAGAAACCGCCGACTATAAGCGGCAGATTTTCCAAGTGACGGGCAGTATTACTCAGGATTTGTTGAACACTCAGGTGGTATTTTCAATTGTTCGTCACTGGTCAAATTCGCTGGTCAACTGGTTGGCAAGTAATGCGGTTCAACACCTATTCCAACTCTTTATCTTTTTATTGATTCTACTGGCGGCGAAGGGCGGAGCGAAAGTGACTCGCACTTTAGTACGTTCTGCTGTGAACTCGAAAAACATCCGTATCTCTCATTTGATGCAGGATTTCTTTGTTTCTATGTCCGGCAAAGTAGTGTGGGTTATCGGGATTTTGGTCGGCTTATCGCAGATTGGTCTCAATCTCGCGCCAGTATTAACCGGTTTTGGTATTGCAGGGGTGATCATTGGTTTCGCGTTGCAAGATACTTTGTCTAACTTCGCAGCAGGCATGATGTTACTGATTTACCGACCATTTGATGTGGGGGATTTTGTGCATGCGGGAGGTGTTGATGGCAAAGTGAGCCACATGAGTTTGGTCAATACCACGATTCGTACGTTCGATAACCAGATCATTATTGTGCCCAATAGCAAAATTTGGGGGGATGTGATCAAAAACGTTACCCATGAACGGATCCGACGAGTCGATATGGTGTTTGGCATTGGGTATAGCGATGATTTGCTTAAAGCAGAAGCAGTACTGACCGATATCGTAAAGTCGCATCCCGCAGTGCTAAAAACACCTGAGCCGAATATCAAAGTGCATACGCTTAACACCTCATCGATTGACTTTATCGTGCGTCCTTGGGTGAAAACCGACGATTACTGGGATGTGTATTGGGATGTCACTAAAGAAGTTAAGCTGCGCTTTGACCGGGAAGGTATTTCCATTCCTTTCCCACAACAAGATGTGCATTTGCATCTGGTGGATCAGAAAGCCTTTATTCCACCTACACCGCCGGCCTCTTAG
- the vexC gene encoding multidrug efflux RND transporter periplasmic adaptor subunit VexC yields the protein MNPSFTRSIAAKRSLLSAVIASALLLAGCGEAPQVSATAPVVKPALTEIVASQRASDLTFNGVVRAAQRADLAFRISGRLTDIAVKEGDTVKKGQLLASLDSRDAKTALEAAQLELKNTEQEYRRAKAIFEKTQAISKAELDKVTNRYDLAKNRVEEAKRKLEYTQITAPFDGVISEKTVENFAQVQANQVIMILQDLNDLEVAIEIPHRVMLSGVRNTRAIAELSAIPNQQFDLQLRTYSTQPSSDSQTYSVVLGFEDLKGFRVMPGMSAKVLPVAEDTAAENTLITLPLTALVPDNQGKQFVWVVNAQDQAEKRYVDIGTTYKDRVVITQHLKPGEQVIIAGVSSVREGMTVRPYTDNNGAQ from the coding sequence ATGAATCCTTCTTTTACTCGTTCAATAGCTGCAAAGCGCTCATTGCTTAGCGCAGTGATCGCCTCGGCTTTATTGTTGGCTGGCTGCGGTGAAGCGCCACAAGTCAGCGCCACCGCTCCCGTGGTCAAACCCGCATTAACCGAGATTGTCGCAAGTCAACGCGCTTCCGATCTCACGTTTAATGGCGTAGTGCGCGCCGCTCAGCGCGCTGATCTCGCCTTTCGCATCAGTGGCCGCTTAACGGATATCGCGGTAAAAGAAGGCGATACGGTGAAAAAAGGCCAATTGCTGGCGAGCCTCGACTCGCGAGATGCCAAAACGGCGCTGGAAGCTGCGCAACTTGAGCTAAAAAATACCGAACAAGAGTACCGCCGCGCCAAAGCCATTTTTGAGAAAACCCAAGCCATTTCTAAAGCCGAGCTGGATAAAGTCACCAATCGCTACGACCTTGCCAAAAACCGCGTGGAAGAGGCCAAACGCAAACTGGAGTACACCCAAATCACTGCCCCGTTTGATGGCGTCATCAGTGAAAAAACCGTCGAGAACTTTGCTCAAGTGCAAGCCAATCAAGTGATCATGATTTTGCAAGATCTGAATGATTTGGAAGTGGCGATTGAGATCCCGCATCGTGTCATGCTCTCTGGTGTGCGTAATACCCGCGCGATCGCCGAGTTAAGTGCGATTCCTAATCAGCAATTTGATTTACAACTGCGTACCTACTCCACTCAGCCAAGTTCGGATTCACAAACTTACTCTGTAGTGCTTGGTTTTGAAGATTTGAAAGGTTTCCGAGTCATGCCCGGCATGTCGGCCAAAGTGCTGCCGGTTGCCGAGGATACCGCCGCTGAAAACACGCTGATCACCCTACCACTGACCGCCCTAGTGCCAGATAACCAAGGCAAACAATTTGTGTGGGTGGTCAATGCGCAAGACCAAGCGGAAAAGCGTTACGTGGACATCGGCACCACCTACAAAGATCGCGTAGTGATCACCCAGCATCTTAAACCGGGTGAGCAGGTGATCATCGCGGGTGTCTCAAGTGTTCGCGAAGGCATGACCGTTCGTCCTTACACGGATAACAACGGAGCCCAATAA
- a CDS encoding paraquat-inducible protein A yields MDKLKNHLIGCDECGLITNVPLLSQAQTAQCPRCGHTLTQTPQKPYQTAVALTISCLILLVLSLTFPFMSFSVQGMTQEITLLNAAKMLGEFQNVLLAILLFTTVILFPALYITILLFLSFRAAQSKQRTLSASEIQRAKLLCKALFKVQPWLMVDVFLIGVLVSLIKIASLAEVAMGYSFWAFCFFSVLVVKTVSQVDRYWLWQHFIPAKMPKGVLAGQTHCTHNYVSCHTCQQINLLKPEQKKPTCLRCGSRLHAYHPQLNLQRAWALLLAAVIFYIPANLYPMMYTLSLGKSEGSTIMQGVVLLWHLGSYPIAMVIFIASIFIPIAKMFALGWLYWQAGKLNVFPEQQNLKRLKVYRVTEFIGRWSMIDIFVVAILVALVQLHNLMAIYPGPAALSFAAVVLLTMLSAMVFDSRILWQEPPVSSPTKMN; encoded by the coding sequence ATGGACAAACTAAAGAATCATTTGATTGGTTGTGACGAGTGTGGGCTGATAACCAACGTACCACTTTTAAGCCAAGCACAAACTGCGCAGTGTCCTCGTTGCGGGCATACGCTCACCCAAACGCCTCAAAAACCGTACCAAACCGCTGTCGCATTAACCATCAGTTGCTTGATTTTATTGGTGCTCAGCCTGACGTTTCCTTTTATGTCATTTAGCGTGCAAGGAATGACCCAAGAAATTACGCTGTTAAATGCAGCCAAAATGCTCGGTGAATTTCAAAACGTTTTATTAGCCATTTTACTCTTTACCACCGTTATCCTTTTTCCGGCGCTCTACATCACGATACTTCTTTTTCTGTCTTTTAGAGCGGCACAGAGCAAACAACGGACACTATCAGCCTCAGAAATCCAACGCGCAAAACTTTTATGCAAAGCATTATTTAAAGTTCAGCCGTGGTTGATGGTTGATGTCTTTTTAATTGGCGTATTAGTCAGTCTCATAAAAATAGCCTCACTAGCCGAGGTAGCGATGGGTTACTCCTTTTGGGCATTTTGTTTTTTTTCAGTATTAGTAGTGAAAACTGTCTCGCAGGTTGATCGCTATTGGTTATGGCAGCATTTTATCCCAGCAAAAATGCCCAAAGGAGTACTTGCTGGGCAAACCCACTGTACACACAACTATGTGAGTTGCCACACTTGTCAGCAAATCAATCTGCTCAAGCCTGAGCAAAAAAAGCCCACTTGCCTGCGCTGTGGCAGTCGCCTGCACGCTTATCATCCACAGTTGAATCTACAGCGGGCTTGGGCTCTGTTGCTTGCGGCCGTCATTTTTTACATTCCAGCGAATCTTTATCCGATGATGTACACCTTGAGCCTCGGCAAATCGGAAGGCTCAACCATTATGCAAGGGGTAGTTTTGCTATGGCACCTTGGCTCTTATCCGATTGCGATGGTGATTTTTATCGCCAGTATTTTTATTCCTATAGCCAAAATGTTTGCGCTCGGTTGGCTCTACTGGCAAGCCGGAAAACTTAATGTGTTTCCAGAGCAGCAGAATCTAAAACGTCTCAAAGTGTATCGCGTAACCGAATTCATCGGTCGCTGGTCAATGATTGATATTTTTGTCGTCGCTATCTTGGTGGCTTTAGTACAACTACATAACCTGATGGCGATTTATCCCGGCCCTGCTGCACTCTCTTTTGCGGCAGTGGTGCTATTGACCATGCTCTCGGCCATGGTTTTTGATTCCCGAATCTTGTGGCAAGAGCCGCCTGTATCCTCACCAACAAAAATGAATTGA
- a CDS encoding PqiC family protein: MKTWLLMMLTTLLLGCGGTPQPKVSFYLLPNNPELSELTQPKGLPLLVVQPVELAAYLDTQGIVYRQSETQVIQARQNQWAQRLSPQLTQRITNDLRHKQSRYWPAPLNASFIQQEHWKLQVRLQRFNGVYTGNAEVAGSWELLNPKGESMLNQEFSFQVPLKDTGYPALVEALSAGIDQLSTQIETQLVTR, encoded by the coding sequence ATGAAAACATGGTTATTAATGATGTTAACCACACTGCTGCTCGGCTGCGGAGGAACTCCGCAGCCTAAAGTCAGCTTCTATTTACTGCCGAACAACCCCGAGCTCAGTGAGCTAACCCAACCAAAGGGATTGCCTTTGCTGGTGGTTCAACCCGTGGAATTAGCGGCTTATCTCGATACTCAAGGGATTGTTTATCGTCAGTCGGAAACACAAGTGATCCAAGCCAGACAAAACCAGTGGGCGCAGCGGCTTAGCCCACAACTGACACAGCGTATCACCAATGATCTGCGCCATAAGCAATCTCGCTACTGGCCTGCGCCTTTGAATGCCTCATTCATCCAGCAAGAGCACTGGAAACTGCAGGTGAGATTACAGCGATTTAATGGTGTCTACACGGGCAATGCCGAAGTGGCTGGCAGTTGGGAACTGCTCAACCCGAAAGGAGAAAGCATGTTAAACCAAGAGTTCAGTTTTCAGGTGCCGCTCAAAGATACGGGTTACCCCGCTCTGGTTGAAGCGCTCTCTGCGGGTATAGATCAACTTTCAACTCAGATCGAAACCCAATTGGTAACTCGCTGA
- a CDS encoding EAL domain-containing protein → MVISSKTEFNAHLYQDNQSLWCAKYHDLELSSVYQPIFDQSREILGFEALLRVKNTQTQTPIAPNIVLDINQYSIEDCINIDRLSRVIHIRNFAQSAKTSYKLFLNILPISNEYNMSQAYPSNLLVERIRELGLHPEQIILEITESNSSSEELLCKAGEYLKQSGFQIAIDDYGSFASDIRRIDLIHPQIIKLDKGLLDAYCSGQTHVFEDILQLCYATNIPTVIEGVEDSEQLSLMKNLGIDYFQGYYLARPTPLIPLNGKS, encoded by the coding sequence ATGGTCATCAGTTCAAAAACAGAATTTAACGCCCACCTTTATCAGGATAATCAGAGCTTGTGGTGCGCGAAATATCATGACCTTGAACTGAGCAGTGTCTATCAACCTATCTTCGATCAATCGAGGGAAATTCTCGGTTTTGAGGCTTTGCTTAGAGTCAAAAATACGCAAACTCAAACCCCTATTGCTCCGAATATCGTGCTCGATATCAACCAATATTCCATCGAAGATTGCATCAACATTGACCGTTTAAGCCGAGTTATCCATATCCGAAATTTTGCACAAAGTGCGAAGACCTCTTATAAGCTATTTCTTAATATCCTTCCCATTTCTAATGAATACAACATGTCGCAAGCCTACCCTTCAAACCTCCTTGTTGAGCGGATCCGTGAATTAGGCTTGCATCCTGAGCAAATCATTCTCGAAATCACCGAATCCAATTCCTCCAGTGAAGAGCTCTTGTGTAAAGCGGGGGAATATCTTAAACAGTCTGGATTTCAAATTGCGATCGATGACTATGGCAGTTTTGCTTCGGATATTCGACGTATTGATTTGATTCATCCGCAAATCATCAAACTCGATAAAGGGTTGTTGGATGCTTATTGCAGTGGTCAAACTCATGTGTTTGAGGACATTTTACAGCTCTGCTATGCCACCAATATTCCAACTGTGATAGAAGGTGTCGAAGATTCTGAGCAGCTAAGTTTAATGAAGAATTTGGGAATTGATTATTTCCAAGGTTACTATCTAGCGCGGCCAACCCCTCTTATTCCATTGAATGGTAAATCATAA